The following proteins are co-located in the Camelina sativa cultivar DH55 chromosome 12, Cs, whole genome shotgun sequence genome:
- the LOC104730253 gene encoding 1-acyl-sn-glycerol-3-phosphate acyltransferase 1, chloroplastic translates to MSANLTHVFCSRDSAMDVASARSISSHPPYYRNLICSSQSSLIRISKDKVCCFGRISNGMASFSTSLHAVPSGKNLSETRRTGFQLCNRSLSWDPYRFHDKKSHRLSELARTVTVRSDLSGAATPEASYPEPEIKLSSRLRGVGFCVVAGVSAIVLIVLMLVGHPFVLLFDRYRRKFHHFIAKIWASISIYPFYKITIEGLENLPSSDTAAVYVSNHQSFLDIYTLLSLGKSFKFISKTGIFVIPIIGWAMSMMGVVPLKRMDPRSQMDCLKRCMELLKKGASVFFFPEGTRSKDGQLGPFKKGAFSVAAKTGVPVVPITLMGTGKIMPTGSEGILNHGEVRVIIHKPIHGSKADVLCKEARSKIAESMDLLS, encoded by the exons ATGAGCGCAAATCTGACGCATGTTTTTTGCTCGAGAGATTCCGCCATGGATGTCGCTTCTGCTCGGAGCATCTCTTCACACCCTCCAT ATTATAGAAACCTGATTTGTTCATCACAGTCATCGTTGATTCGG ATTTCAAAGGATAAAGTATGTTGCTTTGGTCGTATTTCGAATGGCATGGCGAGCTTTAGTACTTCCCTTCATG CTGTTCCGAGTGGAAAAAATTTGAGTGAAACAAGACGTACTGGCTTTCAATTGTGTAACCGCTCTTTAAGTTGGGATCCTTACAGATTTCATGATAAGAAATCACATAGATTAAGTGAATTGGCAAGAACTGTCACTGTTAGATCAGATCTTTCAGGAGCTGCAACCCCTGAAGCTTCTTACCCGGaaccag AGATTAAGTTGAGCTCAAGACTCAGAGGGGTAGGCTTTTGCGTTGTTGCTGGCGTTTCTGCCATTGTTCTCATTGTCCTGATGTTAGTTGGTCATCCGTTTGTCCTTCTCTTCGATCGCTATAGGAGAAAATTCCATCACTTCATCGCTAAGATTTGGGCTTCCATAAGCATTTATCCCTTTTACAAAATCACCATCGAGGGTTTGGAGAATCTGCCATCATCAGATACTGCTGCTGTATATGTGTCAAACCATCAAAGTTTTCTTGATATCTACACACTACTCAGTCTTGGAAAAAGCTTCAAGTTCATCAGCAAGACAGGGATATTCGTAATTCCCATTATCGGTTGGGCAATGTCAATGATGGGTGTTGTTCCCTTGAAGCGGATGGACCCAAGAAGCCAAATG GATTGCTTAAAACGTTGCATGGAACTTCTCAAGAAGGGAGcatcagtattttttttcccAGAAGGAACACGGAGCAAGGATGGTCAGTTAGGTCCTTTCAAG AAAGGTGCGTTTTCGGTGGCTGCTAAGACAGGAGTTCCAGTAGTACCGATAACGCTAATGGGAACAGGCAAAATCATGCCAACGGGTAGTGAAGGAATACTGAACCATGGGGAAGTCAGAGTTATCATCCATAAGCCAATACATGGAAGCAAAGCAGATGTTCTTTGCAAGGAAGCCAGAAGCAAGATTGCAGAATCTATGGATCTCTTAAGCTGA
- the LOC104730256 gene encoding putative cyclic nucleotide-gated ion channel 9 isoform X1: MLNCAQKAVKSQVISGQREKFVRLDSMDSRYSQTSDTGLNRCTLNLQGPTRGGAASQGNNASSGSFKKGFRRGSKGLWSLGRSIGLGVSRAVFPEDLKVSEKKIFDPQDKFLLLCNKLFVTSCILAVSVDPLFLYLPFVKDNDKCIGIDRRLAIIATTLRTVIDVFYLFHMALRFRTAFVAPSSRVFGRGELVIDPAQIAKRYLQQYFIIDFLSVLPLPQIVVWRFLYTSKGASVLATKRALRSIILLQYIPRFIRLYPLSSELKRTAGVFAETAWAGAAYYLLLYMLASHIVGALWYLLALERYNGCWSKACSISQNNCTRNFLFCGNENMDGYAAWSTIKDSVLQINCPVNTTDGDTPPFDFGIYLRALSSGIVSSKSFVSKYFFCLWWGLQNLSTLGQGLETSTYPGEVIFSIALAIAGLLLFALLIGNMQTYLQSLTIRLEEMRVKRRDSEQWMHHRMLPPELRERVRRYDQYKWLETRGVDEENLVQNLPKDLRRDIKRHLCLALVRRVPLFENMDERLLDAICERLKPCLYTENSYLVREGDPVNEMLFIIRGRLESVTTDGGRSGFFNRSLLKEGDFCGEELLTWALDPKSGSNLPSSTRTAKALTEVEAFALIADELKFVASQFRRLHSRQVQHTFRFYSQQWRTWAAIFIQAAWRRYVKKKKLEQLRKEEEEGEGSVTSIRATFLASKFAANALLKVHKNRIEAKSTKELVKYQKPSEPDFSADDPS, encoded by the exons ATGTTAAACTGTGCCCAAAAAGCAGTGAAATCACAAGTTATCAGTGGCCAACGAGAGAAGTTTGTAAG GTTGGATAGTATGGATTCTAGGTACTCCCAGACTTCTGATACAGGTCTAAACAGATGCACTCTCAACCTACAAGGACCAACACGCGGTGGTGCTGCTTCTCAGGGCAACAATGCATCTTCTGGTTCTTTCAAGAAAGGGTTTAGGAGAGGTTCTAAAGGTCTTTGGTCTCTAGGAAGATCAATTGGTTTAGGGGTTTCACGGGCGGTTTTTCCAGAAGATCTTAAAGtttcagagaagaagatttttGATCCACAGGACAAGTTTCTTTTGCTCTGCAACAAGCTTTTTGTTACTTCTTGTATTCTCGCTGTGTCTGTGGATCCACTCTTCTTGTATCTTCCATTTGTTAAGGATAATGACAAATGTATTGGCATTGACCGGAGATTGGCTATCATAGCTACTACGCTGCGGACAGTTATCGATGTGTTTTATCTTTTCCACATGGCTCTTCGGTTTAGAACAGCTTTTGTCGCCCCTTCTTCTCGTGTTTTTGGGCGTGGTGAACTTGTGATCGACCCTGCACAGATAGCTAAACGGTATTTGCAGCAGTACTTCATAATTGACTTTCTCTCTGTGCTTCCACTTCCACAG ATTGTAGTTTGGAGATTTCTTTACACCTCTAAAGGTGCAAGTGTGCTGGCAACAAAGCGGGCGTTGCGATCTATCATATTACTTCAATACATTCCGAGATTCATTCGGTTGTATCCTTTGAGCTCAGAGTTAAAGAGAACAGCTGGTGTTTTTGCTGAAACTGCTTGGGCTGGTGCAGCTTATTATTTACTACTCTACATGCTCGCAAGTCAT attGTTGGTGCTTTATGGTACTTATTGGCATTAGAACGCTATAATGGATGCTGGAGCAAGGCATGCAGTATTAGCCAGAACAACTGTACCAGAAACTTCCTGTTTTGTGGTAATGAAAATATGGATGGTTATGCAGCTTGGAGTACCATCAAAGATTCTGTTCTTCAAATAAATTGTCCAGTTAATACAACTGATGGTGATACTCCTCCTTTCGATTTTGGAATCTACTTAAGGGCCCTGTCCTCTGGCATTGTCTCATCTaagagctttgtctccaagtaCTTCTTCTGTTTATGGTGGGGACTTCAGAATCTCAG CACTCTTGGTCAAGGGCTTGAAACCAGTACATACCCTGGAGAGGTTATCTTCTCCATAGCACTTGCCATTGCTGGACTTCTTCTCTTTGCTCTTCTTATCGGCAACATGCAGACTTATCTTCAATCCCTTACAATCCGACTTGAAGAGATGAGAGTGAAAAGACGTGATTCAGAACAGTGGATGCATCATCGAATGCTTCCACCGGAACTGCGAGAACGAGTCAGGAGATATGACCAGTACAAATGGTTGGAGACACGCGGAGTAGATGAAGAGAATTTGGTTCAGAATCTCCCAAAGGACTTGAGAAGAGATATCAAACGCCATCTCTGTCTGGCTTTGGTTCGGAGG gttCCACTGTTTGAGAATATGGATGAGAGGCTACTTGATGCAATCTGTGAGCGGTTGAAGCCGTGTCTGTACACAGAGAACTCTTATTTGGTTCGGGAAGGAGACCCGGTCAACGAGATGCTCTTCATTATCCGTGGTCGGCTTGAGAGTGTTACCACAGATGGTGGGAGAAGTGGTTTCTTCAACCGAAGTTTGCTTAAAGAAGGAGACTTCTGTGGGGAAGAGCTTTTGACATGGGCACTTGATCCCAAATCCGGTTCCAACCTACCTTCCTCTACTAGAACCGCAAAGGCACTAACTGAAGTAGAGGCTTTCGCTTTGATAGCCGATGAGCTAAAATTTGTGGCTAGCCAGTTTAGGAGACTACACAGCAGGCAAGTGCAGCACACATTCAGATTCTACTCACAACAATGGAGGACTTGGGCAGCTATTTTCATACAAGCAGCGTGGCGACGAtacgtgaagaagaagaaacttgagCAACtcaggaaagaagaagaagaaggggaaggATCGGTTACCAGCATCAGAGCAACGTTCCTGGCGTCAAAGTTTGCTGCAAATGCACTTCTTAAAGTTCACAAGAACCGTATTGAAGCAAAGTCTACAAAAGAACTTGTGAAATATCAGAAGCCTTCAGAGCCTGATTTCTCTGCTGATGATCCTTCTTGA
- the LOC104730250 gene encoding signal recognition particle receptor subunit alpha — MLEQLLIFTRGGLILWTCKEIGNALKGSPIDTLIRSCLLEERSGAVSFNYDAPGAAYTLKWTFHNDLGLVFVAVYQRILHLLYVDDLLSMVKQSFSEVYDPKRMAYDDFDETFRQLRMEAEARAEELRKIKQLGKPVTGSVKKQGQVLKAGLEGGNKRVGEGGSKKDDGDGIKGKVSNLTNGHHSNENHKLGDDSQEGDLANGKENTSSNVAVDLSKLQKLRSKGVRGRGGVRKADSIGNKSSKVAAAEPAKKATKKNRVWDDAAPKQSKLDFTDSVDENGNNDHVEVVAADQGESMMDKEEVFSSDSESDDDDDDEPGSDEKPAEAKKKGWFSSVFQSITGKANLEKTDLGPALKALKERLMTKNVAEEIAEKLCESVEASLEGKKLSSFTRISSTVQAAMEDALVRILTPRRSIDILRDVHASKEQRKPYVVVFVGVNGVGKSTNLAKVAYWLQQHKVSVMMAACDTFRSGAVEQLRTHARRLQIPIFEKGYEKDPAVVAKEAIQEATRNGSDVVLVDTAGRMQDNEPLMRALSKLINLNQPDLVLFVGEALVGNDAVDQLSKFNQKLSDLSTSGNPRLIDGILLTKFDTIDDKVGAALSMVYISGSPVMFVGCGQSYTDLKKLNVKAIVKTLLK, encoded by the exons ATGTTAGAGCAGCTTTTGATCTTTACCCGAGGAGGTTTAATCCTATGGACATGCAAAGAGATTGGTAATGCTTTGAAAGGTTCACCTATCGATACTTTGATCAGATCCTGTCTCCTTGAGGAACGATCTGGTGCTGTTTCGTTTAATTACGATGCTCCTGGTGCTGCCTACACTCTCAAGTGGACGTTTCACAATGATCTTGGACTTGTCTTTGTCGCTGTTTATCAGCGTATTCTCCACTTGCTTTACGTTGATGATTTGCTTTCTATGGTTAAGCAAAGCTTCTCTGAGGTTTATGATCCTAAGCGTATGGCTTACGATGATTTCGATGAGACTTTTAGGCAGCTTAGGATGGAAGCTGAAGCTAGGGCTGAGGAGTTGAGGAAGATTAAGCAACTTGGGAAGCCTGTGACTGGTAGTGTTAAGAAGCAAGGGCAGGTCTTGAAAGCTGGGCTTGAAGGAGGGAACAAAAGGGTTGGTGAAGGTGGTTCGAAGAAGGATGATGGAGATGGTATTAAGGGTAAAGTCAGTAACTTGACTAATGGTCATCATTCCAATGAGAATCATAAACTGGGAGATGATTCTCAGGAGGGTGATCTTGCTAACGGGAAAGAAAACACGAGTTCTAATGTTGCTGTTGATTTAAGTAAACTTCAGAAACTGAGAAGTAAAGGAGTAAGAGGTAGAGGAGGTGTAAGGAAAGCTGACAGTATAGGTAATAAGAGTTCCAAGGTAGCTGCTGCGGAACCAGCCAAAAAGGCTACAAAGAAGAATAGGGTTTGGGATGATGCGGCTCCCAAGCAATCGAAACTGGACTTTACTGATTCAGTTGATGAGAATGGGAACAATGATCATGTAGAGGTTGTGGCTGCTGACCAAGGAGAAAGTATGATGGACAAGGAAGAGGTTTTCAGCAGTGATAgtgaaagtgatgatgatgatgatgacgaaccAGGAAGTGATGAGAAGCCTGCTGAGGCTAAGAAAAAGGGATGGTTTTCTTCTGTTTTCCAGAG TATTACTGGGAAGGCGAATCTTGAAAAGACAGACCTTGGACCGGCGTTGAAAGCTCTGAAGGAACGTCTCATGACCAAGAATGTG GCTGAAGAGATTGCTGAGAAGCTTTGTGAATCAGTGGAAGCTAGTCTTGAAGGAAAGAAGTTGTCATCGTTCACCAGGATCTCTTCAACTGTTCAG GCAGCGATGGAGGATGCTCTGGTTCGTATATTGACTCCAAGACGTTCCATTGACATACTGAGAGATGTTCATGCTTCCAAAGAACAGAGGAAGCCttatgttgttgtgtttgttggagTCAATGGAGTTGGGAAATCCACCAATCTGGCCAAAGTGGCGTATTGGCTTCAGCAGCATAAGGTCAGTGTAATGATGGCTGCTTGTGACACATTCCGTTCTGGAGCTGTTGAGCAGTTAAGGACTCATGCTCGTAGGTTACAG ATACCGATATTTGAAAAGGGGTATGAAAAGGATCCAGCAGTAGTTGCTAAAGAAGCCATACAAGAAGCAACTAGAAACGGATCCGATGTTGTTCTTGTTGACACAGCTGGTAGGATGCAGGATAATGAACCTTTGATGAGAGCACTGTCAAAGCTCATTAACCTTAATCAGCCAGACTTGGTCTTGTTTGTTGGTGAAGCACTTGTTGGAAACGATGCAGTAGACCAGCTCTCGAAGTTTAATCAG AAACTTTCGGATCTCTCCACTTCTGGAAACCCAAGACTGATCGATGGAATCTTACTGACGAAGTTCGATACCATTGATGACAAG GTTGGAGCAGCTTTATCGATGGTTTACATATCGGGATCACCGGTTATGTTCGTGGGTTGTGGCCAGTCTTACACTGACCTGAAGAAGCTTAATGTCAAAGCCATAGTGAAGACACTTCTCAAGTga
- the LOC104730248 gene encoding serine carboxypeptidase 24-like — MARIHPIFLLLVALLSTTFSSSSSSSREQEKDRIKALPGQPKVAFSQYSGYVKVNESHGRALFYWLTESSSPSPHTKPLLLWLNGGPGCSSIAYGASEEIGPFRINKTGSNLYLNKFSWNTDANLLFLESPAGVGFSYTNTSSDLNDSGDERTAQDSLMFLIKWLSKFPQYKYRDFYIAGESYAGHYVPQLAKKIHDYNKAFSKPIINLKGFMVGNAVTDNQYDSIGTVTYWWTHAIISDKTYKSILKYCNFTAEKASDDCDTAVNYAMNHEFGDIDQYSIYTPTCVAAQQKKDNSTGFFVRMKNTLLRRRLVSGYDPCTESYAEKYFNRRDVQRAMHANVTGIRYKWTACSDVLIKNWKDSDKTMLPIYKELAASGLRIWIFSGDTDSVVPVTATRFSLSHLNLPVKTRWYPWYSDNQVGGWTEVYKGLTFATVRGAGHEVPLFEPKRALILFRSFLAGKELPRSY, encoded by the exons ATGGCGAGAATCCATCCcattttccttcttcttgtCGCTCTTTTATCGacaacattttcatcatcatcatcttcttcaagagAGCAAGAGAAGGACAGAATCAAAGCACTTCCAGGGCAACCAAAAGTCGCATTCTCACAATACTCGGGCTATGTCAAAGTTAACGAGTCTCATGGTCGTGCACTCTTCTATTGGCTCACTGagtcatcttctccttctccccACACCAAACCCCTTCTTCTTTGGCTCAACGGAG GACCGGGATGTTCGTCGATTGCTTATGGAGCTTCAGAGGAAATTGGACCATTCCGTATCAACAAAACTGGTTCTAATCTCTATCTAAACAAGTTTTCTTGGAACACAG ACGCAAACCTTCTATTTTTGGAGTCACCCGCCGGAGTTGGATTTTCCTACACGAACACAAGCTCTGATCTTAATGATTCAGGAGATGAACGAACAG CTCAAGACAGCTTGATGTTTCTTATCAAATGGTTATCGAAATTTCCCCAATACAAATACAGAGACTTCTACATCGCTGGTGAAAGCTATGCCG GGCATTACGTTCCTCAGCTTGCCAAAAAGATCCATGACTACAACAAAGCTTTCTCCAAACCTATCATCAATCTCAAAGGATTCATG GTGGGAAATGCGGTGACGGACAATCAGTACGACAGCATAGGAACCGTAACTTACTGGTGGACTCACGCAATTATCTCCGACAAAACATACAAGTCCATTCTTAAATACTGCAACTTCACGGCCGAGAAAGCGTCTGACGATTGCGACACCGCGGTTAACTATGCCATGAACCACGAGTTTGGTGACATTGATCAGTATAGCATTTACACCCCAACGTGCGTGGCTGCACAACAAAAGAAGGACAATAGTACTGGTTTCTTTGTTCGCATGAAGAACACACTTTTGCGTAGACGGTTAGTGTCAGGGTATGACCCTTGTACCGAGAGTTACGCAGAGAAGTATTTTAACCGTCGAGATGTTCAGAGAGCTATGCACGCTAATGTCACTGGAATTCGCTATAAATGGACAGCTTGCAG TGATGTTCTGATCAAGAACTGGAAAGATTCCGACAAGACTATGTTGCCCATATACAAGGAACTTGCTGCGTCTGGTTTGAGGATCTGGATTTTCAG CGGTGATACAGACTCGGTGGTTCCAGTGACCGCGACTCGGTTTTCCCTCAGCCATCTCAATCTCCCGGTGAAAACTCGTTGGTATCCTTGGTATTCTGATAACCAG GTGGGAGGATGGACAGAGGTTTACAAGGGATTGACCTTTGCAACGGTAAGAGGGGCAGGCCACGAGGTGCCTTTATTCGAACCAAAGCGTGCTCTCATTCTTTTCAGATCATTCTTGGCCGGAAAAGAGCTTCCAAGATCCTATTAG
- the LOC104730251 gene encoding early nodulin-like protein 1 — MGIIVPILTLVFLLFAKVSHGANTPRVILVGGSVGAWKVPDSPNNTLNHWAEKTRFKVGDFLVWKYDKKVDSVLEVTREDYDSCNTVKPLKQYKDGHTEVHLDKSGPYFFISGAPGNCAKGEKITLVVLSERASGDASVAPKASPVSPTAPAPAPHNAAGGLKVASGWFLTAVVIGLAMA, encoded by the exons atggGGATCATTGTTCCAATTCTCACCCTTGTTTTCCTCTTGTTTGCTAAAGTGAGCCATGGTGCCAATACCCCTAGGGTGATTCTGGTCGGCGGATCTGTGGGAGCGTGGAAGGTCCCTGATTCTCCCAACAACACTCTCAATCACTGGGCCGAGAAAACCCGTTTCAAAGTCGGCGACTTCCTCG TGTGGAAGTACGACAAGAAAGTAGATTCAGTACTAGAAGTGACAAGAGAAGATTACGATAGCTGTAACACAGTAAAGCCCTTGAAGCAATACAAGGATGGACACACTGAGGTTCATCTTGACAAATCTGGCCCTTACTTCTTCATTAGTGGTGCTCCTGGAAACTGCGCTAAAGGTGAAAAGATTACTCTTGTTGTTTTGTCTGAACGAGCATCCGGTGATGCCAGTGTCGCTCCTAAGGCTTCTCCTGTTAGTCCTACAGCTCCGGCTCCAGCTCCCCATAACGCTGCTGGTGGATTGAAGGTTGCAAGCGGTTGGTTCTTGACCGCAGTTGTGATTGGTTTGGCTATGGCTTGA
- the LOC104730255 gene encoding gamma-glutamyl peptidase 3, translated as MVMVEQQKKKRFALFLATSDSDFVKKTYGGYFNVFVSTFGEEGEQWDLFRVIDGDFPDEKDLDKYDGFVISGSPHDAFADADWIVKLCNVVQKLDELKKKVLGICFGHQIITRVKGGKIGRAVKGADMGLRRISIAKDNEKLRGHFDGEVPGSLAIIKCHQDEVLELPESATVLASSEICEVEMFSIGDHLLCIQGHPEYNKEILFEIVDRVLKMKLMEQEFADKAKSTMDTAQPDRDLWQKLCKTFLKGRSEQV; from the exons atggtgatggtggagcagcagaagaagaagaggtttgctctgtttctcgcgACGAGCGACTCCGATTTCGTTAAAAAGACTTACGGTGGATACTTCAACGTCTTCGTTTCGACTTTCGGCGAGGAAGGTGAGCAATGGGATCTCTTCCGAGTCATCGACGGTGACTTTCCCGATGAGAAAGATTTAGACAAGTACGACGGTTTCGTCATCAGTGGTAGTCCACACGATGCTTTCGCTGACGCCGATTGGATTGTTAAGCTTTGCAATGTTGTTCAGAAACTTGatgagttgaagaagaaggttctcGGCATCTGCTTCGGCCACCAG ATCATTACTAGAGTGAAAGGTGGGAAAATAGGAAGGGCTGTTAAAGGTGCAGATATGGGGCTTAGAAGGATTAGTATAGCTAAGGACAATGAAAAGCTACGAGGTCACTTTGATGGTGAGGTCCCTGGATCTTTAGCTATTATAAAGTGTCATCAGGATGAAGTCTTGGAGCTTCCTGAGTCTGCTACAGTTCTTGCTTCTTCTGAGATTTGCGAGGTTGAGATGTTTTCTATTGGAGACCACTTGCTTTGTATCCAAGGGCATCCTGAGTATAACAAAGAGATTTTGTTTGAGATTGTGGACCGTGTCCTTAAGATGAAGCTTATGGAG cAAGAGTTTGCGGATAAGGCAAAGAGTACAATGGATACTGCACAACCAGATAGGGATCTATGGCAGAAGCTCTGCAAAACCTTTCTCAAAGGTCGATCCGAGCAAGTTTAA
- the LOC104730249 gene encoding nucleoid-associated protein At4g30620, chloroplastic, giving the protein MASTATTTDFFRPFLSPFSNGNAAQRSSRQSQSVVWLNRKNSVRSLRVNGLFGGGKKDNKDDGQSKAGILGNMQNLYETVKKAQMVVQVEAVRVQKELAVAEFDGYCQGELVKVTLSGNQQPIRTDITDAAMELGSEKLSLLVTEAYKDAHAKSVLAMKARMSDLAQSLGMPPGLDGLK; this is encoded by the exons ATGGCTTCGACGGCTACGACTACTGATTTCTTCAGACCTTTCCTCTCTCCTTTCTCCAATG GGAACGCGGCACAACGAAGTAGTAGACAGAGCCAGAGCGTGGTATGGTTAAATCGGAAGAACTCTGTAAGGTCTCTTCGTGTTAATGGATTATTCGGAGGTGGGAAGAAGGACAATAAAGACGATGGTCAATCaaag GCAGGAATTCTTGGTAATATGCAGAATTTGTATGAGACTGTGAAGAAAGCTCAAATGGTTGTTCAAGTAGAAGCTGTTAGGGTGCAGAAGGAGCTTGCTGT tGCTGAATTTGATGGTTATTGTCAAGGCGAGCTTGTTAAG GTTACATTGTCAGGTAACCAGCAACCAATCCGCACTGATATCACTGATGCAGCAATGGAATTAGGTTCCGAA AAACTATCGCTACTGGTCACGGAAGCATACAAGGACGCACATGCAAAGAGTGTACTG GCTATGAAAGCGAGAATGAGTGATCTTGCGCAGAGCTTAGGGATGCCACCGGGTCTTGATGGGTTAAAGTAA
- the LOC104730256 gene encoding putative cyclic nucleotide-gated ion channel 9 isoform X2: MDSRYSQTSDTGLNRCTLNLQGPTRGGAASQGNNASSGSFKKGFRRGSKGLWSLGRSIGLGVSRAVFPEDLKVSEKKIFDPQDKFLLLCNKLFVTSCILAVSVDPLFLYLPFVKDNDKCIGIDRRLAIIATTLRTVIDVFYLFHMALRFRTAFVAPSSRVFGRGELVIDPAQIAKRYLQQYFIIDFLSVLPLPQIVVWRFLYTSKGASVLATKRALRSIILLQYIPRFIRLYPLSSELKRTAGVFAETAWAGAAYYLLLYMLASHIVGALWYLLALERYNGCWSKACSISQNNCTRNFLFCGNENMDGYAAWSTIKDSVLQINCPVNTTDGDTPPFDFGIYLRALSSGIVSSKSFVSKYFFCLWWGLQNLSTLGQGLETSTYPGEVIFSIALAIAGLLLFALLIGNMQTYLQSLTIRLEEMRVKRRDSEQWMHHRMLPPELRERVRRYDQYKWLETRGVDEENLVQNLPKDLRRDIKRHLCLALVRRVPLFENMDERLLDAICERLKPCLYTENSYLVREGDPVNEMLFIIRGRLESVTTDGGRSGFFNRSLLKEGDFCGEELLTWALDPKSGSNLPSSTRTAKALTEVEAFALIADELKFVASQFRRLHSRQVQHTFRFYSQQWRTWAAIFIQAAWRRYVKKKKLEQLRKEEEEGEGSVTSIRATFLASKFAANALLKVHKNRIEAKSTKELVKYQKPSEPDFSADDPS, from the exons ATGGATTCTAGGTACTCCCAGACTTCTGATACAGGTCTAAACAGATGCACTCTCAACCTACAAGGACCAACACGCGGTGGTGCTGCTTCTCAGGGCAACAATGCATCTTCTGGTTCTTTCAAGAAAGGGTTTAGGAGAGGTTCTAAAGGTCTTTGGTCTCTAGGAAGATCAATTGGTTTAGGGGTTTCACGGGCGGTTTTTCCAGAAGATCTTAAAGtttcagagaagaagatttttGATCCACAGGACAAGTTTCTTTTGCTCTGCAACAAGCTTTTTGTTACTTCTTGTATTCTCGCTGTGTCTGTGGATCCACTCTTCTTGTATCTTCCATTTGTTAAGGATAATGACAAATGTATTGGCATTGACCGGAGATTGGCTATCATAGCTACTACGCTGCGGACAGTTATCGATGTGTTTTATCTTTTCCACATGGCTCTTCGGTTTAGAACAGCTTTTGTCGCCCCTTCTTCTCGTGTTTTTGGGCGTGGTGAACTTGTGATCGACCCTGCACAGATAGCTAAACGGTATTTGCAGCAGTACTTCATAATTGACTTTCTCTCTGTGCTTCCACTTCCACAG ATTGTAGTTTGGAGATTTCTTTACACCTCTAAAGGTGCAAGTGTGCTGGCAACAAAGCGGGCGTTGCGATCTATCATATTACTTCAATACATTCCGAGATTCATTCGGTTGTATCCTTTGAGCTCAGAGTTAAAGAGAACAGCTGGTGTTTTTGCTGAAACTGCTTGGGCTGGTGCAGCTTATTATTTACTACTCTACATGCTCGCAAGTCAT attGTTGGTGCTTTATGGTACTTATTGGCATTAGAACGCTATAATGGATGCTGGAGCAAGGCATGCAGTATTAGCCAGAACAACTGTACCAGAAACTTCCTGTTTTGTGGTAATGAAAATATGGATGGTTATGCAGCTTGGAGTACCATCAAAGATTCTGTTCTTCAAATAAATTGTCCAGTTAATACAACTGATGGTGATACTCCTCCTTTCGATTTTGGAATCTACTTAAGGGCCCTGTCCTCTGGCATTGTCTCATCTaagagctttgtctccaagtaCTTCTTCTGTTTATGGTGGGGACTTCAGAATCTCAG CACTCTTGGTCAAGGGCTTGAAACCAGTACATACCCTGGAGAGGTTATCTTCTCCATAGCACTTGCCATTGCTGGACTTCTTCTCTTTGCTCTTCTTATCGGCAACATGCAGACTTATCTTCAATCCCTTACAATCCGACTTGAAGAGATGAGAGTGAAAAGACGTGATTCAGAACAGTGGATGCATCATCGAATGCTTCCACCGGAACTGCGAGAACGAGTCAGGAGATATGACCAGTACAAATGGTTGGAGACACGCGGAGTAGATGAAGAGAATTTGGTTCAGAATCTCCCAAAGGACTTGAGAAGAGATATCAAACGCCATCTCTGTCTGGCTTTGGTTCGGAGG gttCCACTGTTTGAGAATATGGATGAGAGGCTACTTGATGCAATCTGTGAGCGGTTGAAGCCGTGTCTGTACACAGAGAACTCTTATTTGGTTCGGGAAGGAGACCCGGTCAACGAGATGCTCTTCATTATCCGTGGTCGGCTTGAGAGTGTTACCACAGATGGTGGGAGAAGTGGTTTCTTCAACCGAAGTTTGCTTAAAGAAGGAGACTTCTGTGGGGAAGAGCTTTTGACATGGGCACTTGATCCCAAATCCGGTTCCAACCTACCTTCCTCTACTAGAACCGCAAAGGCACTAACTGAAGTAGAGGCTTTCGCTTTGATAGCCGATGAGCTAAAATTTGTGGCTAGCCAGTTTAGGAGACTACACAGCAGGCAAGTGCAGCACACATTCAGATTCTACTCACAACAATGGAGGACTTGGGCAGCTATTTTCATACAAGCAGCGTGGCGACGAtacgtgaagaagaagaaacttgagCAACtcaggaaagaagaagaagaaggggaaggATCGGTTACCAGCATCAGAGCAACGTTCCTGGCGTCAAAGTTTGCTGCAAATGCACTTCTTAAAGTTCACAAGAACCGTATTGAAGCAAAGTCTACAAAAGAACTTGTGAAATATCAGAAGCCTTCAGAGCCTGATTTCTCTGCTGATGATCCTTCTTGA